A stretch of the Lactuca sativa cultivar Salinas chromosome 9, Lsat_Salinas_v11, whole genome shotgun sequence genome encodes the following:
- the LOC128128413 gene encoding trafficking protein particle complex II-specific subunit 130 homolog encodes MNPDSDTILNIKYKISGDRNHGSHTPMFEDESSQMLTFKSALVLQRPVLEPCLAVGFLPLPPEGLRVGQLFTMKWRVERLKYLEDEQYDEVVYEINANSENWMIAGRKRGHAPLSTKQGSRIEISILCVPLVAGYMRPPQLELPDIGEGNISCNPAGPHLVCVSPPPLSSSFCIPIPIPA; translated from the exons ATGAATCCTGATAGTGATacgatattaaatataaaatataaaatatctgGGGATAGAAATCATGGATCGCATACTCCTATGTTTGAGGATGAGTCTTCACAGATGTTGACTTTTAAGAGTGCTCTTGTTTTACAAAGACCAGTGTTGGAACCTTGTTTGGCAGTTGGTTTTCTTCCCCTTCCTCCAGAAGGCCTTAGAGTCGGCCAACTTTTTACTATGAAGTGGCGAGTTGAAAGGTTGAAGTATCTCGAGGACGAACAATAC GATGAGGTAGTATATGAAATAAACGCAAATTCTGAAAACTGGATGATTGCTGGGAGGAAGCGAGGCCATGCACCTCTCTCCACAAAGCAAG GTTCACGAATAGAGATTTCAATCCTATGCGTGCCATTGGTTGCTGGGTACATGCGGCCCCCACAACTGGAGTTACCGGACATTGGTGAGGGTAATATTAGTTGCAACCCAGCTGGGCCCCACTTGGTCTGTGTTTCCCCTCCACCTCTCAGCTCCTCCTTCTGTATTCCCATTCCCATTCCTGCCTAG
- the LOC111908456 gene encoding auxilin-related protein 2 isoform X1, with protein MDDFGMLARDLGFRPQGKSTPMKPSSSATATEENHIFSDVFGGPPKHTNSSKSTSAMTDFDYDVIFKNSAPTNNEEAKSKATSVKLPVYDKPAYDNDIFDGLSGLKSKSMSSSASPRYEENIFASMSTSPSKRNQQSDHFDDLKGNPSRAQKVAPTKQNRSKSPSGFDDLIPGFGSGRPATSNRSNSEPTPKSTTNTKETSNTMHNLFVVHESSSTTANSHQSFSIDPLEEIGNVSKFDSPKTRGSSASNGTSGKSAAAFTSKDSTQKASFRYSESRSQEMPAVPRNHHRSFDESTSPPSSSQSENIQVADDIWLTVSEIPLFTKPTNAPPPSRPPPPTPRHILKSERGSLRSNSRKVGNGLSSPNSSKYPQSPTPFQAAATSPLSDSHSAEEMDSILAAAAMKEAMDRAEAKFRHAKEVREREHVKASRNKESVQDEEREKGKQAVERATREARERAATEARLKMERAAVQRAQAEARERAATDAREKEKAAVEARKGGAQERTAASRINQQKMDDEFESFFSSGSRSSSAPKRGQQGAHTNIKKSSVTVSVADDLSSMCGGGKIQVEVEGESEERRRARLEREQRTQERTVKALAEKNERDLQSQREQEERHVSILLFNNIYLLCLIYFLNINIISQRIGGALDTEIKRWAAGREGNLRALLSSLQYVLWPECGWQAVSLTDLITGANVKKAYRKATLCIHPDKVQQKGATLQQKYVAEKVFDILKEAWNKFNSEELF; from the exons ATGGATGACTTTGGAATGTTGGCAAGAGACTTAGGATTTCGGCCTCAAGGAAAATCTACCCCGATGAAACCGTCCTCATCAGCTACCGCCACTGAAGAGAATCATATATTCAGCGACGTGTTTGGTGGTCCGCCTAAACACACAAACAGCTCTAAATCGACATCGGCTATGACAGATTTTGATTATGATGTGATCTTCAAAAATTCAGCCCCCACGAATAATGAGGAAGCTAAAAGCAAAGCTACATCTGTGAAATTGCCCGTTTACGATAAACCGGCTTATGATAACGACATTTTCGACGGATTGTCAGGATTAAAGAGTAAATCGATGTCTTCTTCTGCTTCTCCGAGATACGAAGAAAACATTTTCGCATCGATGTCTACATCGCCGTCTAAACGGAATCAACAGAGTGATCATTTCGATGATCTTAAGGGGAATCCAAGTCGAGCACAGAAAGTTGCACCTACCAAGCAGAATCGTAGTAAGAGTCCTAGTGGTTTTGATGATCTGATTCCTGGCTTTGGAAGTGGCAGACCTGCGACCAGTAACAG ATCAAATTCAGAGCCCACCCCAAAATCAACCACCAATACAAAGGAAACTTCTAATACAATGCATAATCTGTTTGTGGTTCATGAGTCTAGCTCAACCACTGCTAATTCACACCAGAGTTTCTCCATCGATCCACTAGAAGAGATTGGCAATGTCAGTAAATTTGATAGCCCAAAAACCAGAGGATCATCAGCAAGTAATGGTACTTCAGGTAAATCTGCAGCTGCCTTCACAAGTAAAGATTCAACACAGAAAGCTTCTTTTAGATATTCCGAGAGTCGATCACAGGAGATGCCAGCAGTTCCCAGAAACCATCATAGATCTTTTGATGAGTCTACTTCACCACCTTCAAGTTCTCAATCAGAAAATATCCAGGTGGCTGATGATATATGGCTCACCGTGTCAGAGATACCTCTGTTCACAAAACCAACAAATGCTCCACCACCTTCAAGACCCCCTCCTCCAACTCCAAGGCATATTTTAAAATCAGAAAGAGGCTCATTACGTTCAAATTCCAGAAAAGTTGGAAATGGTTTATCTTCACCAAATTCCTCTAAATACCCTCAAAGTCCTACACCATTCCAGGCTGCAGCCACTAGCCCCCTGTCTGATTCCCACTCAGCTGAAGAGATGGACTCGATCTTAGCTGCTGCTGCAATGAAGGAAGCCATGGACAGAGCTGAAGCTAAATTTAGACACGCCAAGGAAGTAAGAGAAAGAGAACACGTAAAGGCTTCTAGAAACAAAGAATCTGTACAAGATGAAGAGAGAGAAAAGGGTAAGCAAGCAGTAGAAAGGGCAACAAGGGAAGCACGTGAGAGAGCAGCCACTGAAGCTCGTTTGAAGATGGAGAGAGCTGCTGTTCAAAGAGCACAAGCTGAAGCCCGTGAGCGGGCAGCCACTGATGCACGGGAGAAAGAGAAGGCTGCTGTTGAGGCTAGAAAAGGAGGTGCTCAAGAAAGGACAGCAGCTTCTAGAATCAACCAACAAAAGATGGATGATGAATTTGAATCATTTTTCAGCAGTGGTTCTCGATCAAGCAGTGCCCCAAAAAGAGGACAACAAGGGGCCCACACCAACATAAAGAAATCATCTGTCACTGTCAGTGTCGCAGACGATCTTAGCTCCATGTGTGGAG GTGGAAAAATTCAAGTAGAAGTTGAAGGGGAAAGTGAGGAAAGACGAAGGGCAAGACTGGAAAGAGAGCAACGTACGCAAGAGCGTACG GTTAAAGCATTGGCTGAAAAGAATGAGCGGGATCTTCAATCTCAGAGAGAACAGGAAGAAAGACATGtaagtattttattatttaataatatttatctTCTTTGTCTGATTTATTTTTTAAACATTAATATTATTTCTCAGAGAATTGGTGGGGCTTTAGATACTGAAATCAAGCGGTGGGCTGCAGGGAGAGAGGGAAATTTACGTGCACTTCTATCCTCATTACAATAT GTACTTTGGCCTGAATGTGGGTGGCAAGCGGTTTCATTGACAGATCTGATAACCGGTGCCAATGTGAAAAAAGCTTACAGAAAGGCAACTTTGTGTATACACCCTGATAAAGTTCAACAAAAAGGAGCTACTCTTCAACAAAAATATGTTGCTGAAAAGGTCTTCGATATACTTAAG GAGGCTTGGAACAAGTTCAACTCGGAGGAACTCTTTTAA
- the LOC111908456 gene encoding auxilin-related protein 2 isoform X2, with protein MDDFGMLARDLGFRPQGKSTPMKPSSSATATEENHIFSDVFGGPPKHTNSSKSTSAMTDFDYDVIFKNSAPTNNEEAKSKATSVKLPVYDKPAYDNDIFDGLSGLKSKSMSSSASPRYEENIFASMSTSPSKRNQQSDHFDDLKGNPSRAQKVAPTKQNRSKSPSGFDDLIPGFGSGRPATSNRSNSEPTPKSTTNTKETSNTMHNLFVVHESSSTTANSHQSFSIDPLEEIGNVSKFDSPKTRGSSASNGTSGKSAAAFTSKDSTQKASFRYSESRSQEMPAVPRNHHRSFDESTSPPSSSQSENIQVADDIWLTVSEIPLFTKPTNAPPPSRPPPPTPRHILKSERGSLRSNSRKVGNGLSSPNSSKYPQSPTPFQAAATSPLSDSHSAEEMDSILAAAAMKEAMDRAEAKFRHAKEVREREHVKASRNKESVQDEEREKGKQAVERATREARERAATEARLKMERAAVQRAQAEARERAATDAREKEKAAVEARKGGAQERTAASRINQQKMDDEFESFFSSGSRSSSAPKRGQQGAHTNIKKSSVTVSVADDLSSMCGGGKIQVEVEGESEERRRARLEREQRTQERTVKALAEKNERDLQSQREQEERHRIGGALDTEIKRWAAGREGNLRALLSSLQYVLWPECGWQAVSLTDLITGANVKKAYRKATLCIHPDKVQQKGATLQQKYVAEKVFDILKEAWNKFNSEELF; from the exons ATGGATGACTTTGGAATGTTGGCAAGAGACTTAGGATTTCGGCCTCAAGGAAAATCTACCCCGATGAAACCGTCCTCATCAGCTACCGCCACTGAAGAGAATCATATATTCAGCGACGTGTTTGGTGGTCCGCCTAAACACACAAACAGCTCTAAATCGACATCGGCTATGACAGATTTTGATTATGATGTGATCTTCAAAAATTCAGCCCCCACGAATAATGAGGAAGCTAAAAGCAAAGCTACATCTGTGAAATTGCCCGTTTACGATAAACCGGCTTATGATAACGACATTTTCGACGGATTGTCAGGATTAAAGAGTAAATCGATGTCTTCTTCTGCTTCTCCGAGATACGAAGAAAACATTTTCGCATCGATGTCTACATCGCCGTCTAAACGGAATCAACAGAGTGATCATTTCGATGATCTTAAGGGGAATCCAAGTCGAGCACAGAAAGTTGCACCTACCAAGCAGAATCGTAGTAAGAGTCCTAGTGGTTTTGATGATCTGATTCCTGGCTTTGGAAGTGGCAGACCTGCGACCAGTAACAG ATCAAATTCAGAGCCCACCCCAAAATCAACCACCAATACAAAGGAAACTTCTAATACAATGCATAATCTGTTTGTGGTTCATGAGTCTAGCTCAACCACTGCTAATTCACACCAGAGTTTCTCCATCGATCCACTAGAAGAGATTGGCAATGTCAGTAAATTTGATAGCCCAAAAACCAGAGGATCATCAGCAAGTAATGGTACTTCAGGTAAATCTGCAGCTGCCTTCACAAGTAAAGATTCAACACAGAAAGCTTCTTTTAGATATTCCGAGAGTCGATCACAGGAGATGCCAGCAGTTCCCAGAAACCATCATAGATCTTTTGATGAGTCTACTTCACCACCTTCAAGTTCTCAATCAGAAAATATCCAGGTGGCTGATGATATATGGCTCACCGTGTCAGAGATACCTCTGTTCACAAAACCAACAAATGCTCCACCACCTTCAAGACCCCCTCCTCCAACTCCAAGGCATATTTTAAAATCAGAAAGAGGCTCATTACGTTCAAATTCCAGAAAAGTTGGAAATGGTTTATCTTCACCAAATTCCTCTAAATACCCTCAAAGTCCTACACCATTCCAGGCTGCAGCCACTAGCCCCCTGTCTGATTCCCACTCAGCTGAAGAGATGGACTCGATCTTAGCTGCTGCTGCAATGAAGGAAGCCATGGACAGAGCTGAAGCTAAATTTAGACACGCCAAGGAAGTAAGAGAAAGAGAACACGTAAAGGCTTCTAGAAACAAAGAATCTGTACAAGATGAAGAGAGAGAAAAGGGTAAGCAAGCAGTAGAAAGGGCAACAAGGGAAGCACGTGAGAGAGCAGCCACTGAAGCTCGTTTGAAGATGGAGAGAGCTGCTGTTCAAAGAGCACAAGCTGAAGCCCGTGAGCGGGCAGCCACTGATGCACGGGAGAAAGAGAAGGCTGCTGTTGAGGCTAGAAAAGGAGGTGCTCAAGAAAGGACAGCAGCTTCTAGAATCAACCAACAAAAGATGGATGATGAATTTGAATCATTTTTCAGCAGTGGTTCTCGATCAAGCAGTGCCCCAAAAAGAGGACAACAAGGGGCCCACACCAACATAAAGAAATCATCTGTCACTGTCAGTGTCGCAGACGATCTTAGCTCCATGTGTGGAG GTGGAAAAATTCAAGTAGAAGTTGAAGGGGAAAGTGAGGAAAGACGAAGGGCAAGACTGGAAAGAGAGCAACGTACGCAAGAGCGTACG GTTAAAGCATTGGCTGAAAAGAATGAGCGGGATCTTCAATCTCAGAGAGAACAGGAAGAAAGACAT AGAATTGGTGGGGCTTTAGATACTGAAATCAAGCGGTGGGCTGCAGGGAGAGAGGGAAATTTACGTGCACTTCTATCCTCATTACAATAT GTACTTTGGCCTGAATGTGGGTGGCAAGCGGTTTCATTGACAGATCTGATAACCGGTGCCAATGTGAAAAAAGCTTACAGAAAGGCAACTTTGTGTATACACCCTGATAAAGTTCAACAAAAAGGAGCTACTCTTCAACAAAAATATGTTGCTGAAAAGGTCTTCGATATACTTAAG GAGGCTTGGAACAAGTTCAACTCGGAGGAACTCTTTTAA
- the LOC111908457 gene encoding uncharacterized protein LOC111908457 translates to MVAGEEEQKAPTRSSIKSHIAFNNYPKWKDKLRENCYNRVRADRNRLLWKMRLPDSKDHSLRHEELIKSTFQDIVSDELRKIKETPMESCSETMNPEPETSDDILWEYDGLHAAYEGECEEILLEMQKIFYEDLESEQIGKEPDGYIKVWEEEEDEYLARAVFENMQLNDDKVQKAVWCPICKKGELQQSRHLIFCPLCELKLNGDNEVNLEFVRDRLGEAHGQHLDRGCRLKPKFSIRSKFDMTALYMECQGCNTFEIVI, encoded by the exons ATGGTAGCCGGAGAAGAAGAGCAAAAAGCTCCAACAAGGTCCTCTATCAAATCTCATATCGCGTTTAATAATTATCCCAAATGGAAAGACAAG CTAAGGGAGAACTGTTACAACAGGGTTCGAGCGGACCGGAATCGGCTTCTATGGAAAATGAGGTTACCTGATTCAAAAGACCATTCTCTTAGGCACGAG GAGTTGATTAAATCAACCTTCCAAGACATCGTATCTGATGAACTCAGAAAAATTAAAGAGACACCAATGGAAAGCTGTTCTGAAACTATGAATCCTGAACCAGAAACTAGTGATGATATTTTATGGGAATATGATGGTCTTCATGCAGCATACGAAGGTGAATGTGAAGAAATCTTGTTGGAAATGCAGAAGATTTTTTATGAGGATCTTGAAAGTGAACAGATTGGAAAAG AACCAGATGGGTATATCAAAGTATgggaagaggaagaagatgaatatTTAGCTCGTGCTGTTTTTGAGAATATGCAGCTAAATGATGACAAG GTGCAAAAAGCGGTTTGGTGTCCCATATGCAAAAAAGGAGAATTGCAACAAAGTCGACATCTTATCTTTTGTCCTCTTTGTGAACTTAAACTCAATGGAGACAACGAG GTGAATCTAGAGTTTGTGCGGGATAGATTGGGTGAAGCTCACGGGCAACATTTGGATAGGGGATGCAGGCTGAAACCAAAATTCAGTATCCGCTCTAAATTTGATATGACTGCCCTCTACATGGAGTGCCAGGGTTGTAATACCTTTGAGATTGTaatataa